A window of Streptomyces sp. NBC_01689 genomic DNA:
GTCTTCGGATGCCCGATTCTGTCCTTCTTCGAGCACGCGCGTAGCACGGTTCGCACTCATGGCAGCCCACTTCGGTAACTCGGCGCTTATGGGCGGGTTCAGTCTGTCACTCTGTCCGTGTCGCCTGAGGCGTATTCGTCCGAACTGCTCAGGGAGCTGCACAGTGGGGGCCATTCCGACGCAACGGGAGTCCCGGCGGGACTCCATGGCGCTTGCCCCGGACGCGCCCGCGCACCACCGTGCCGACCTGGAGACGGTCGTGCGCGTGGCGCTGCCGGGCACCCCGCTCGCGCCGGGCGCCGCCAGAGGGCTGGTGAGTGAGGCGCTCGCCGACTGGGCGGCGCTCGCGCTTCCCGGCGCGGTGACGGTCGATGAGCGCCTCCGCGACGACGCGGTCGTGATCGTCAGCGAGCTCGTCACCAACGCGGTCGTGCACGCGGGCACGGACGTGGAACTGCAGTGCAGGCTGGAGACCGGCGACGACGGCGGGGCGGCCACGCTGCGGGCGGTGATCATCGAGGTCTCCGACCACCACCCCTCACGCGCGGTGCGCGAGGACGCGGCCGAACGCCCTTACGGCACGCCCGAGTACGGGCGGGGCCTGCGGCTCGTCGCCGCGCTCTCCGAGGCCTGGGGCATCACCTACCGGACCGGCGTCAAGACCGTGTGGGCGCGGCTGCCCGTGGACGGCGCGGCGGAGTTCGGCGCCGGACTCGGGCTGACAGGGGAGGCGGGAGGCGCCACCGGCACCGGGCCGCTCGCGGCGGGGGAGGTGCGCGTCGGCCGCGGTCCGGGCGACCGGGCATCCGGCGCGGACCGGGACCGGCGCGACGCGGGGACCCCGGACACGACGGAGGGTCCCGACCGCCATGGGGGGAACGATTCCGCCGCGGTGCGGGAACGCGGCGCGGGAACGGCGGACGGTACGAGGACGGAACGCGGCGCGGGAACGGCGGACGGTGCGGGGGCGGCAGGCAGTACGGGAACGGCAGGCGGTGCCTGGTGGGACGGTGCGCCCCCGGGCGGCGGCGCGTGGACGGGGACGTACACCGCAGGAGACCCCGCCGCGCAGGCCGGGGAACTCGCCGGGGGGCGCGAAGGCGCGCTCTTCGGCTCCGGGACCCCCGGAGCGGGGACACCCGGGACGGAGCCCGGGCGTGATCCGTCCCGCGGCCACGACTGGCTCAACCGCGGCGCGCTCTCCTTCCTCGCCGAGGCCTCCGACCTGCTCGCCGGCCAGCTCGACGAGGACCTGGTCGCCGCGCTCGCCGGGCAGCTGCTGGTGCCCCGCCTCGCCGACTGGTGCGCGGTCTGGCTGGAGGACGAGGCCACCGACCGGGCGGGCGGCCTCGGGCTGGCGCTCGGGCCGCGGCTCGCCCGGGTCTGGCACGGCAGCGAGAACCGCATCGAGGAACTGCGCCGGGCACTGGAGAAGGACCCGCCCCGACTCCCCGACTCGGTCCGTTCCCGCGCCGTGCCCGTGCCCTGGCCGGGGGAGACCCTGGACGCGGACGACCTGCCGGGCCGGGACACGGACCAGGAGGGCGGCGCGAGCGGTACGGGCGGGCGGGGCGAGCCCGACGGAGCGGCCGAGGCGGGCCGGACGGGCGGGGACGGCCGGGTGGGCGGGGCGGCGCTGGCCTACCGGCTGATCGCCGGCGGCCGGCCGCTCGGGACGCTCGTCATCGGGCGGGCCGGCCTGACCTGCTTCCCCGACGAGATCACCGGGCTGGTCGAGGACCTTAGCCGGCGGATCGCCCTCGCCATCGGAGCGGCCCGCCAGTACGCGCGGCAGGCCACCATCAGCCGGGTCCTCCAGCGGGGCCTGCTGCCCGGCGCGGTCGCCGAGATCCCCGGGGTGGTCAGCGCCCTCGTGTACGAACCGCTGGACAAGGGCGGGCCCAGCGGGGACTTCTACGACGTGTTCCCGGCCGGTGACGGGCGCTGGTGCTTCGTCCTCGGCGACGTACAGGGCAAGGGACCCGAGGCCGCCGTCGTGATCGGGCTCGCCCGGCCGTGGGTACGACTGCTGGCCCGGGAGGGGTACCAGGTCGCGGATGTCCTGGACCGCCTCAACCAGCTCCTGCTCGACGACGCGACGGAGGCGGCCGACGCGGCGGCCCGCGCGCTGGTGGCCGCGGGCGGCCCCGGCCTCGGCCCCGACGAGGGCCCCCAGACCCGCTTCCTCTCCATGCTCTACGGCGAACTGGTCCCCTTCGACGGGGGCGTGCGCTGCACCCTCGCCTCGGCCGGCCACCCCCTGCCGCTGATCCTGGGCCCCGGCGGCGACGTACGGGAGGTCGCCGAGCCGCAGACGCTGCTCGGCGTCTTCGAGGACGCGACCTACGTCTCCGAGACCCTGGACCTGTATCCCGGCGACACCGTGCTGTGCGTGACCGACGGGGTGACGGAGCGGCGCAGCGGGCCGCGCCAGTTCGACGACGACGAGGGGCTCGCGCGGGCCCTCGCGGGGTGCGCGGGACTCGGCGCCGAGCCGGTCGCGGAGCGGATCCGGCGACTGGTGCACGAGTTCGGCAACGGACCGCCGGAGGACGACCTGGCCCTGCTGGTGCTGCAGGCGGAGTAGCCCGGAGCCGCACCAGGCGCCCGGACGCCGCTGCCCCCGCCCGGCCGGACGACGGGCGGTGGAGAGGCGGGCGGACGGGCGCGGAAAGGGGCATGCGGCCGCGTACGGGACAATGGAAGACATGCCTTCCGCACTTCCCCACGGCGAGCCCGTCCCCGACGACGGGGCGCTGCCCGCGCACGCCCTGGCCGGGGCCGCCGACCGCCCCCTCGGGTTCTACCTCCACGTGCCGTACTGCGCGACCCGCTGCGGGTACTGCGACTTCAACACCTACACGGCCACCGAGCTGCGGGGCACCGGAGGCGTGCTCGCCTCCCGCGACAACTACGCGTCCACCCTGATCGACGAGGTCCGGCTCGCCCGCAAGGTGCTCGGCGACGACCCGCGCCCGGTCCGCACGGTCTTCGTCGGGGGCGGTACCCCGACCCTCCTGGCCGCCGACGACCTGGTGCGGATGCTGGACGCGGTCCGCGAGGAGTTCGGGCTCGCGGACGACGCCGAGGTCACCACCGAGGCGAACCCGGAGTCGGTGGACCCGGCGTACCTCGCGACGCTGCGGGCCGGGGGCTTCAACCGGATCTCCTTCGGCATGCAGAGCGCCCGGCAGCACGTACTGAAGGTGCTCGACCGCACCCACACCCCCGGACGCCCCGAGGCCTGTGTCGCCGAGGCGCGCGCGGCGGGCTTCGACCATGTGAACCTCGACCTGATCTACGGCACGCCCGGCGAGTCCGACGACGACTGGCGGGCCTCGCTGGACGCCGCCCTCGGCGCCGGTCCCGACCACGTCTCCGCGTACGCCCTGATCGTCGAGGAGGGCACCCAGCTGGCCCGGCGCATCCGCCGGGGCGAGGTCCCGATGACGGACGACGACGTGCACGCGGACCGCTACCTCATCGCGGACGAGGTGATGGCCGCGGCGGGCTTCGACTGGTACGAGGTGTCCAACTGGGCCGCCTCCGAGGCCGGCCGATGCCTGCACAACGAGCTGTACTGGCGCGGCGCGGACTGGTGGGGGGCCGGGCCCGGAGCCCACAGCCACGTCGGCGGCGTGCGCTGGTGGAACGTGAAGCACCCCGGGGCGTACGCGGCGGCGCTGGCGTCCGGGAAGTCCCCCGGGGCCGGACGCGAGCTGCTCTCCGGCGAGGACCGCCGCGTCGAGCGGATCCTCCTCG
This region includes:
- a CDS encoding ATP-binding SpoIIE family protein phosphatase: MALAPDAPAHHRADLETVVRVALPGTPLAPGAARGLVSEALADWAALALPGAVTVDERLRDDAVVIVSELVTNAVVHAGTDVELQCRLETGDDGGAATLRAVIIEVSDHHPSRAVREDAAERPYGTPEYGRGLRLVAALSEAWGITYRTGVKTVWARLPVDGAAEFGAGLGLTGEAGGATGTGPLAAGEVRVGRGPGDRASGADRDRRDAGTPDTTEGPDRHGGNDSAAVRERGAGTADGTRTERGAGTADGAGAAGSTGTAGGAWWDGAPPGGGAWTGTYTAGDPAAQAGELAGGREGALFGSGTPGAGTPGTEPGRDPSRGHDWLNRGALSFLAEASDLLAGQLDEDLVAALAGQLLVPRLADWCAVWLEDEATDRAGGLGLALGPRLARVWHGSENRIEELRRALEKDPPRLPDSVRSRAVPVPWPGETLDADDLPGRDTDQEGGASGTGGRGEPDGAAEAGRTGGDGRVGGAALAYRLIAGGRPLGTLVIGRAGLTCFPDEITGLVEDLSRRIALAIGAARQYARQATISRVLQRGLLPGAVAEIPGVVSALVYEPLDKGGPSGDFYDVFPAGDGRWCFVLGDVQGKGPEAAVVIGLARPWVRLLAREGYQVADVLDRLNQLLLDDATEAADAAARALVAAGGPGLGPDEGPQTRFLSMLYGELVPFDGGVRCTLASAGHPLPLILGPGGDVREVAEPQTLLGVFEDATYVSETLDLYPGDTVLCVTDGVTERRSGPRQFDDDEGLARALAGCAGLGAEPVAERIRRLVHEFGNGPPEDDLALLVLQAE
- the hemW gene encoding radical SAM family heme chaperone HemW, which produces MPSALPHGEPVPDDGALPAHALAGAADRPLGFYLHVPYCATRCGYCDFNTYTATELRGTGGVLASRDNYASTLIDEVRLARKVLGDDPRPVRTVFVGGGTPTLLAADDLVRMLDAVREEFGLADDAEVTTEANPESVDPAYLATLRAGGFNRISFGMQSARQHVLKVLDRTHTPGRPEACVAEARAAGFDHVNLDLIYGTPGESDDDWRASLDAALGAGPDHVSAYALIVEEGTQLARRIRRGEVPMTDDDVHADRYLIADEVMAAAGFDWYEVSNWAASEAGRCLHNELYWRGADWWGAGPGAHSHVGGVRWWNVKHPGAYAAALASGKSPGAGRELLSGEDRRVERILLELRLRDGCPLSLLRPEGLSASRRALSDGLLENGPYDEGRAVLTLRGRLLADAVVRDLVD